One window from the genome of Synechococcus sp. PROS-7-1 encodes:
- a CDS encoding tryptophan 7-halogenase gives MRLAILGAGTAGAIATRMLRRQFPNATICIIHSPVIPTIGVGEGGGPWFRRWLDEEDITAEIMTNEANATKKRGICFENWGNHAKKYNHLFTPTGIGYSYHFDAAKTANILLRNIDINVIKRTASEHLAQNHQKVAVELDRGEKELFDYVIDCRGFKHAEKNPQGEKARPLIANMATLQKCQEEKLDSSPRPNLKTTKAVARPFGWIFQIPLNNRLSIGYVHDSSLSTAKVINQDLDRYLEERGLLAINTRKTVQFESHLGDKHLEGRVYSLGNRAGFIEPLEATTIELTIHHCKLIAAHIKNRERISGNYWMIARSEQRFNSIASSNMERIALFVSWHYSNGSIYNTDYWRKAKRNHERLVNNQVSKATAREFLIWRDTQYTEECSRKPSKGRDQMFFAWNAHSFDAIRRSIE, from the coding sequence ATGCGGCTAGCCATTCTTGGAGCGGGAACGGCAGGAGCTATCGCAACGCGCATGCTGAGGCGCCAATTTCCCAACGCCACAATCTGTATCATTCACTCACCTGTGATCCCAACCATTGGAGTCGGGGAGGGCGGAGGCCCATGGTTTCGTCGATGGCTAGACGAAGAAGACATCACAGCAGAGATCATGACGAACGAAGCCAATGCCACCAAAAAAAGAGGCATTTGCTTTGAAAACTGGGGCAACCATGCAAAGAAATACAATCACCTCTTTACACCCACAGGAATAGGCTATTCCTACCACTTTGATGCCGCCAAGACTGCAAATATCCTACTAAGGAATATTGATATCAATGTAATCAAGCGAACAGCATCAGAGCACCTAGCACAAAATCATCAAAAAGTTGCAGTAGAGCTTGATCGAGGAGAGAAAGAACTCTTTGACTATGTGATTGATTGCCGGGGCTTCAAACATGCAGAAAAGAATCCACAGGGCGAAAAAGCACGGCCCTTAATAGCCAATATGGCAACTTTACAAAAATGTCAAGAGGAAAAATTAGACTCATCACCTCGGCCTAACTTAAAAACCACAAAAGCAGTCGCAAGACCATTCGGTTGGATTTTTCAGATACCTCTTAACAATAGGCTATCAATTGGATACGTCCATGACTCAAGCCTGAGTACTGCAAAAGTCATCAACCAAGATTTAGACCGCTACCTTGAGGAGAGGGGCCTGCTTGCAATCAACACAAGGAAAACGGTTCAATTTGAGAGTCATCTAGGAGATAAACACCTGGAAGGAAGAGTGTACAGCCTAGGGAATCGAGCTGGGTTTATCGAACCCCTAGAAGCGACAACTATTGAGTTGACAATTCATCACTGCAAACTGATCGCAGCACATATCAAAAATCGAGAGCGCATAAGTGGAAATTACTGGATGATCGCAAGAAGTGAGCAGCGCTTCAACTCGATCGCGTCAAGCAACATGGAGAGGATCGCATTGTTCGTAAGCTGGCACTACTCTAACGGGTCAATTTACAACACTGACTACTGGAGAAAAGCCAAGCGAAATCATGAACGATTAGTCAATAATCAGGTCAGCAAAGCAACAGCCCGAGAATTCTTGATTTGGCGAGACACACAGTACACAGAAGAATGCAGTAGAAAACCCAGCAAGGGAAGAGATCAAATGTTTTTTGCATGGAATGCTCACTCGTTCGATGCAATTCGCAGAAGCATCGAATGA
- a CDS encoding TSUP family transporter codes for MLETFFSQPIPWLAVVLAILSAFLMGFGRSGLGTGGFIASPLMVFAIGAVNGVAVVALLMLPAALLGVWQHRAGARRTLLLPLLPSAAIGTAIGGLILWGLVSNGEEAEVHRRLELLVALLCLVYGLLLVLRDRLAHLGGGAEAPRASGLVLMGSAVGISQTVSNTGSPLMTLYFLRHGLNRGTFVPAQLSYMLVQNILKLIPLISLGLLTPINATAGLILIPVTLAGSLAGKRFFLKASETQFFGLYVLLLVMGFAVSLGLLIGRIPCLRVLDTLI; via the coding sequence TTGCTGGAAACCTTTTTCAGCCAGCCCATCCCGTGGCTCGCCGTCGTTCTCGCGATCCTTTCAGCCTTTCTGATGGGATTCGGCCGCAGTGGCCTGGGCACAGGGGGATTCATCGCCTCACCTCTGATGGTCTTCGCCATCGGCGCTGTGAACGGTGTAGCCGTTGTGGCGCTACTGATGCTTCCAGCGGCCCTGCTCGGTGTATGGCAGCATCGCGCAGGAGCGCGACGCACTCTGCTCCTGCCCCTCTTACCCAGTGCAGCGATCGGCACTGCCATCGGCGGACTGATCCTCTGGGGTCTGGTCTCCAACGGGGAGGAAGCCGAGGTACACCGGCGCCTCGAACTGCTCGTGGCCCTGCTCTGTCTGGTGTATGGCCTGCTGTTGGTCCTAAGGGACAGGCTGGCGCACCTCGGCGGAGGAGCTGAAGCCCCCCGCGCCAGCGGTCTCGTGCTGATGGGATCAGCGGTGGGTATCAGCCAAACCGTGAGCAACACCGGCAGCCCGCTGATGACGCTCTACTTTCTGCGCCACGGGCTGAACCGAGGGACCTTTGTGCCTGCCCAGCTGAGTTACATGCTGGTTCAGAACATCCTCAAGCTGATCCCTCTGATCAGCCTGGGACTGCTCACTCCCATCAACGCGACCGCCGGCTTAATCTTGATTCCAGTCACACTGGCCGGCAGCCTTGCTGGAAAACGGTTTTTCCTGAAGGCCTCAGAAACCCAGTTCTTCGGTCTCTATGTGCTGCTGCTCGTGATGGGATTTGCAGTCAGCCTTGGGTTGCTGATCGGCCGGATTCCCTGCCTGCGTGTTCTGGACACGCTGATCTGA
- a CDS encoding aminotransferase class V-fold PLP-dependent enzyme, protein MSLNRPIHATQPDRMLRDLCPALSGKTYFNYGGQGPLPDPSLDAITASWKRIQQLGPFTTDVWPYISAEVNSTRAQLAMLCGVPPHRLALSENVTSGCVLPLWGLPISKGDHILISDCEHPGVVAACLELARRMGLSVHALPVKHLRGGRNDQDQTDAAVLEALEQQLTAKTRLVVLSHLLWNTGQRMPIAAVAAQLQQHPGQPFLLVDAAQSMGQIPVDEAAAAADIYAFTGHKWACGPEGLGGVALSERVLEESNPTLIGWRSLRDETRASLDDPHPFHADSRRFEVATSCVPLMAGLRCSLDQLEQEGGPGQRLERIRLLSERLWQELSNVPGVVPLLDGPPAAGLVSFELDPNTTTLQPAQVVKRLGEQGIWIRDLADPSCLRACTHVCSNDSELQTLANAIRHVTASWT, encoded by the coding sequence ATGAGCCTGAACCGACCCATCCATGCCACCCAGCCTGATCGCATGCTGAGAGATCTCTGTCCAGCCCTTAGCGGCAAGACCTATTTCAACTACGGGGGGCAGGGACCCTTGCCCGATCCCTCTTTGGATGCGATCACAGCCAGCTGGAAACGAATTCAGCAGCTGGGTCCGTTCACCACGGATGTCTGGCCCTACATCAGCGCCGAAGTGAACAGCACGCGGGCTCAGCTGGCCATGCTTTGCGGCGTCCCTCCCCATCGCCTGGCCCTGAGTGAAAACGTCACCAGTGGCTGCGTTCTGCCGCTCTGGGGACTCCCTATCAGCAAAGGCGATCACATCCTCATCAGCGACTGCGAGCACCCCGGTGTCGTGGCAGCCTGCCTGGAACTTGCCCGCCGCATGGGCCTTAGCGTGCACGCCCTTCCCGTGAAGCATCTGCGGGGAGGGCGCAACGATCAGGACCAGACGGACGCCGCCGTGCTGGAGGCCCTCGAGCAGCAGCTCACGGCAAAAACCCGCCTGGTGGTGCTCTCCCATCTGCTCTGGAACACCGGCCAGCGGATGCCGATCGCGGCCGTCGCCGCCCAACTTCAACAGCACCCGGGCCAACCGTTTCTGCTCGTGGATGCCGCCCAGAGCATGGGCCAGATTCCAGTGGATGAGGCTGCTGCTGCCGCAGACATCTATGCCTTCACGGGTCACAAATGGGCCTGCGGACCTGAGGGGCTTGGCGGCGTCGCTCTGTCGGAGCGCGTTCTGGAGGAGTCCAACCCAACCCTGATCGGATGGCGGAGCCTGCGCGATGAAACCCGAGCGTCCCTCGACGATCCCCATCCTTTCCACGCCGACAGCCGCCGGTTCGAAGTGGCCACCAGTTGCGTGCCCTTGATGGCAGGGCTGCGCTGTTCCCTGGATCAACTGGAACAAGAGGGGGGACCAGGCCAGCGCCTGGAACGCATTCGCCTTCTGAGTGAGCGTCTCTGGCAAGAGCTCTCGAACGTTCCTGGGGTGGTGCCTCTGCTCGATGGTCCTCCCGCTGCAGGATTAGTGAGTTTTGAGCTTGACCCGAACACCACCACGCTTCAACCAGCTCAGGTGGTGAAACGACTTGGAGAGCAAGGAATCTGGATCCGCGACCTCGCCGATCCGAGCTGCCTGAGAGCCTGCACCCACGTGTGCAGCAACGACAGCGAACTGCAGACCCTCGCCAACGCCATTCGCCACGTCACCGCGTCATGGACGTAA
- a CDS encoding DUF4079 domain-containing protein, translating to MTTVDWLGILHPVLAVVIIYPLIGMVVRLAIQTRARRLQTLKCPPTVGREHSDLGRWLAVGVVVLVLVALTVAIATDQPLMAFQGGAARAAQLLLVLAGSVAGLAALWVSKAPGLRLAFVLITWAGVLGLGAQPEVWRLSDDPFSPAFWQSHYWAGVAVVGLMLFSLGAQPEIQRDLRLRRLHVSANVLAAVLFVVQGITGSRDLLEIPLSWQKSTIYSCNFTARTCPPLAAPTSAPAVTP from the coding sequence ATGACGACCGTCGACTGGCTCGGCATCCTTCACCCCGTGTTGGCGGTGGTGATCATCTACCCCCTGATCGGGATGGTGGTGCGATTGGCGATCCAGACCCGGGCACGACGGTTGCAGACGCTGAAGTGTCCTCCCACTGTGGGGCGTGAACACAGTGATCTGGGCCGCTGGCTGGCGGTGGGCGTGGTGGTGCTGGTGCTCGTGGCCCTCACCGTGGCGATTGCCACTGATCAACCCTTGATGGCCTTTCAAGGCGGAGCCGCAAGGGCTGCGCAGTTGCTGCTGGTGCTTGCCGGCAGCGTTGCGGGATTGGCAGCGCTTTGGGTGTCAAAGGCGCCTGGACTGAGGCTTGCCTTCGTGCTGATCACCTGGGCCGGGGTCCTCGGTTTGGGCGCGCAGCCTGAGGTCTGGCGGCTTTCCGACGATCCGTTTTCGCCTGCCTTCTGGCAGTCCCATTACTGGGCAGGTGTTGCTGTGGTGGGCCTGATGCTGTTTTCTCTCGGTGCCCAGCCAGAGATTCAGCGTGACCTGCGCCTGCGGCGTCTGCACGTCAGCGCCAATGTGCTGGCTGCCGTGCTGTTTGTGGTGCAGGGCATCACCGGCAGCAGAGATCTGCTTGAAATCCCCCTGAGCTGGCAGAAGTCAACGATCTATTCCTGCAACTTCACGGCGCGCACCTGTCCTCCGCTTGCAGCCCCAACCTCGGCGCCGGCCGTCACTCCTTAA
- a CDS encoding urea ABC transporter substrate-binding protein, whose amino-acid sequence MISLLGSLLLLSCGQRSGPQNTGTIRVGILHSRTGTMALSEATVAEAERLAIEEINAAGGLKLNGRVVLVEAIEEDGMSDPAEFARKAQRLLNEDKVVAIFGGWTSASRKAMVPVMETNNKLLFYPVQYEGQECSAVVVYGGSVPNQQSEPALNWMLNNHSKRLLLIGSDYVYPRTANRIIRAQAQRAQARVLKERYLPLGSAAVEPLIADIQAALNEGPVAVVNTLNGDSNIAFFQDLQKQGLNQRSALKVLSLSVSEEEAIAIGGRNIAGSYASWSFFESLQTPESTAFAQRFRRRYGYHRVINDPAEAGYSLVHLWAQAVETAGSTETNAVRSALIGRRVMAPQGSLQMMPSLHFKKRSLLARSDSEGRFQVIKDFGMIEPQPWNPELPESAGLTCNHVGAVPLKE is encoded by the coding sequence GTGATCAGCCTGCTGGGCTCGCTGTTGCTCCTCAGCTGCGGGCAGCGCAGTGGGCCGCAGAACACAGGCACAATCCGCGTTGGCATCCTGCACTCGCGGACCGGCACCATGGCGCTCTCTGAAGCCACAGTGGCCGAGGCGGAGCGTCTGGCGATCGAAGAGATCAATGCCGCTGGCGGCCTCAAACTCAACGGTCGGGTAGTGCTGGTTGAGGCCATCGAAGAGGACGGCATGTCTGACCCCGCCGAGTTCGCTCGCAAGGCACAACGACTGCTGAACGAAGACAAGGTGGTGGCGATCTTCGGTGGATGGACCTCCGCCAGCCGCAAAGCCATGGTTCCAGTGATGGAGACCAACAACAAACTTCTGTTCTACCCGGTGCAATACGAGGGACAGGAGTGCTCTGCTGTTGTGGTGTATGGAGGATCGGTTCCCAACCAGCAATCCGAGCCGGCCCTGAATTGGATGCTGAACAATCACAGCAAACGGCTGCTGCTGATCGGCTCGGATTACGTCTACCCGAGAACAGCCAATCGCATCATCCGCGCCCAGGCGCAGCGCGCACAAGCGCGTGTGCTTAAAGAGCGCTACTTGCCGCTGGGGAGTGCAGCTGTTGAACCGCTGATCGCAGACATTCAAGCCGCTCTTAACGAAGGTCCGGTTGCCGTGGTGAATACCCTCAACGGCGACAGCAATATCGCTTTCTTCCAGGACCTGCAAAAACAAGGATTGAATCAGCGTTCTGCACTCAAGGTGCTCAGCCTTTCCGTGTCGGAAGAGGAGGCGATCGCGATCGGAGGACGCAATATCGCCGGCAGTTACGCAAGCTGGAGTTTTTTTGAGAGCCTGCAGACGCCGGAATCCACCGCTTTCGCGCAACGCTTTCGGCGACGCTACGGCTACCACCGCGTGATCAACGACCCAGCAGAGGCTGGCTACAGCCTGGTGCACCTGTGGGCTCAGGCTGTGGAGACCGCTGGCAGCACAGAAACCAATGCTGTGCGGTCCGCCTTGATTGGCCGCCGTGTGATGGCTCCCCAGGGCTCTCTTCAAATGATGCCGAGCCTGCATTTCAAGAAACGGTCCCTCCTGGCGCGATCCGATTCCGAAGGGCGTTTCCAGGTCATCAAGGATTTCGGGATGATCGAGCCTCAACCCTGGAACCCTGAGTTACCTGAATCAGCCGGATTGACCTGTAACCACGTGGGAGCAGTGCCTCTTAAGGAGTGA